A DNA window from Capnocytophaga sp. ARDL2 contains the following coding sequences:
- a CDS encoding DNA cytosine methyltransferase codes for MAKKIKIIDLFAGIGGIRLGFERAYNNIECVFTSEINPYSVKTYCSNFPNEDIAGDITLIDEKNIPNHDILLAGFPCQPFSQAGLKKGFSDTRGTLFFDIERILKEKKPKAFLLENVKQLKGHDKGNTLKTIIEHLKEIGYENVQYEVLKARDFGLPQNRERIYIVGFLDKNVQFEFPKPIQSPTKVGDILEQSVDEKYTISDRLWAGHQRRKIENKAKGKGFGYGLFNENSEYTNTISARYYKDGSEILIEQKGKNPRKLTPREAARLQGFPEDFIIPVSDNQAYQQFGNSVAINVIEKIAKQIIKHL; via the coding sequence ATGGCAAAGAAAATTAAAATAATAGACCTCTTTGCAGGAATTGGAGGTATTCGTTTAGGATTTGAAAGAGCTTATAATAATATAGAATGTGTTTTTACCAGTGAAATAAATCCATATTCTGTAAAAACATATTGTTCTAATTTTCCTAATGAAGATATTGCAGGAGATATTACTTTAATTGATGAAAAAAATATTCCTAATCACGATATTCTATTGGCAGGGTTTCCGTGTCAGCCATTCAGTCAAGCAGGATTAAAAAAAGGATTTTCAGACACTCGTGGAACGCTGTTTTTTGATATTGAAAGAATTTTAAAAGAGAAAAAACCGAAAGCCTTTTTACTTGAAAATGTGAAACAACTCAAAGGACACGACAAAGGAAATACACTAAAAACCATCATTGAACATTTAAAAGAAATAGGCTATGAAAATGTTCAGTATGAAGTGCTTAAAGCTCGTGATTTTGGGCTTCCTCAGAATAGGGAACGCATTTATATAGTAGGTTTTTTAGATAAAAATGTACAATTTGAATTTCCTAAACCTATTCAATCTCCAACCAAAGTAGGCGATATTTTAGAACAAAGTGTAGATGAAAAATATACCATTTCGGATAGACTTTGGGCAGGACATCAACGCCGAAAAATAGAAAATAAAGCCAAAGGAAAAGGGTTTGGTTACGGACTGTTTAATGAAAATTCAGAATACACCAATACCATTTCGGCAAGATATTATAAAGACGGAAGCGAAATATTAATAGAACAAAAAGGTAAAAATCCACGCAAACTGACCCCACGAGAAGCAGCGAGATTGCAAGGTTTTCCAGAGGATTTTATCATTCCAGTTTCCGATAATCAAGCCTATCAGCAGTTCGGAAATAGTGTAGCCATCAATGTGATAGAGAAAATTGCAAAGCAAATAATTAAACATTTATAA
- a CDS encoding type II restriction endonuclease yields the protein MIPKIIEIPKKELNVFDESIKKYRQQYIRSSQEIVEQVFKNHKTYLSLIDNKEVSESIAKLREESWQEYLNDEVEFSAIIMRDLHKILNTPKSILDILLTENIINKKGEELLESIKAICGEYAGRVFPYIYRLSLSMTQSRRSRAGKTFEAIIYKLYEYLGYSYDSQSKVGRKTFDSLGLGKKVDSILPNIEAFKERRSKTIIGTMKTSLRERWQEVAEEIQRTNIPTIHLLTADETISKSKAQEMANHNIIVVAYDWVANSKELKEMKNIISFEEYLFDEIPNIINFWKK from the coding sequence ATGATACCTAAAATAATAGAAATACCCAAAAAAGAATTAAATGTTTTTGATGAAAGTATAAAAAAATACAGACAACAATACATTCGTTCTTCGCAGGAAATTGTGGAACAGGTTTTTAAAAATCATAAAACTTACCTTTCCTTAATTGATAATAAGGAAGTTAGTGAATCCATTGCCAAACTTCGTGAAGAATCTTGGCAAGAATATTTGAATGATGAAGTAGAGTTTAGTGCCATTATAATGCGTGATTTACATAAGATTCTCAACACGCCAAAATCTATTTTGGACATTCTATTAACTGAAAATATCATTAACAAAAAGGGAGAGGAGTTGCTTGAAAGTATCAAAGCCATTTGCGGAGAGTATGCAGGTAGGGTATTTCCGTATATTTATCGTTTATCGTTGAGTATGACACAATCAAGGCGGTCGAGAGCAGGGAAAACTTTTGAGGCAATCATTTATAAATTGTACGAATATTTAGGTTATTCTTACGATAGCCAAAGCAAAGTAGGGCGAAAAACCTTTGATAGCCTCGGTTTGGGTAAAAAAGTAGATAGCATTCTACCTAATATTGAAGCCTTTAAAGAAAGACGAAGTAAGACTATTATCGGAACGATGAAAACATCCCTTCGTGAGAGATGGCAAGAAGTCGCTGAGGAAATCCAGCGAACAAATATTCCTACAATTCATCTATTAACAGCCGATGAAACTATTTCAAAAAGTAAAGCCCAAGAAATGGCAAATCATAATATCATTGTAGTAGCTTATGATTGGGTAGCCAATTCGAAAGAATTAAAAGAAATGAAAAACATTATTAGTTTTGAAGAATATTTATTTGATGAAATTCCTAATATTATCAATTTTTGGAAAAAATAA